Proteins found in one Poecilia reticulata strain Guanapo linkage group LG15, Guppy_female_1.0+MT, whole genome shotgun sequence genomic segment:
- the psme4a gene encoding proteasome activator complex subunit 4A isoform X2: MKKAQSDTLGFVPQKDIVYNKLLPYADRLDDESSEILSRIKGNLGRAVQLREIWPGVLFWTRKLSTYMRLYGRKFSKEDHVLFIKLLYELVTIPKLEISMMQGLARLLINLLKKKELLSREDLELPWRPLYELHDRILFSKTEHLGLNWFPNSVESVLKTLVKNCRPYFSDSATQEMLDEWRPLLCPFDVTMQRAISYFELFLPTTLPPKLHQKGFKLWFDELINLWVSVQNLPSWEVHLVNLFARLANDNIGYIDWDPYIPKIFTRILRSLNLPVGTSQMMVPRYVTNAYDISHVVLWVSSLLGGPSKQTQAQLSGLFNSITSFFHPSNHGRWLMKLMKLLQRLPASVVRRLHRERYRKPSWLTPIPDTYKLTEEDITEFVQSMMQPVLLAMFSKTGSLDAAQALQNLALMRPELVIPPVLEKTYPALETLTEPHQLTATLSCMIGVARSLVSGGQRFPEGPTHMLPLLMRALPGVDPNDFSKCMITFQFIATFVTLVPLVDCSSALHERTDLTEVEREMCSASAEFEDFVLQFMDRCFALIDSSTLEQTREETETEKMTHLESLVELGLSSTFSTILTQCSLDIFKVALEKVFNFATTNIFETRVAGRMVADMCRAAAKCHPAESLKVFVPHCCNAINQIAVNEEVLNEEELDKEFLWNLQLLSEVTRVDGDKLIPYRSDLVQILQLTLHLKCKQGYILACNLLHHILRSTALIYPTEYCSVPGGFHQPLCDYLPIKDWGRPGDLWNLDIRWHVPSVEEISLAFYLLDLLLQPELQRLQRFSKGEQEMSRDDVLQSLTIVQHCLLGAGSLMAPLKGEPIPDLVHSLVNLDETTLYTGMDYDKTRENYRDAICNVMKELLHYILEHSEDDTKSLFSIIKIISDLLHFKGSHKHEFDSRWKSFNLVKKSMENRLHGKKQHIRALLIDRVMLQHELRKLTVEGCQYRTTHQELMKDLLRLSTSTYSQIRSRAQSVLFTALGTYNFCCRDLIPHVLEFLNPDNNRVTQQQFKGALYCLLGNHSGVCLANLHDWECIALTWPGIVRSGLSSAMSLEKPSIVRLFDDLADKIHRQYETIGIDFSIPEECCAVAKLLMTTGSPFPNEPVPSEEESEEGLKRQKLKNSEAVEKYKGLIGDLIDCLSNRNLPWKFEHISIGFLSLLLRDDHQLPPAAVTFFVKSLNHDSLYVRKVAISAVAGIMKQIKRPHKKVPVSPNEMSKYCESVELGRIAVGDRPDNQWLQYNSSNLPRKQEEWEQCVFVEKTHWGYYCWPRKMLIYAPEEEQPTQNLAREEMTERELIIFDHFTDPVFINQFIEFLSLEDRKGKDKFSPRRFCLFKGLFRNFGDAFLPVLQPHMERLVSDSHESKQRCVAEIISGLIRGCKHWSFSKVESLWELLCPLLRTALSNITIETYADWGTCIATACESRDPRKLHRLFEMLMESPVNGEGGSFVDACRLYVLQGGLAQQEWRVPELLHRLLQYLEPKLTQVYKNVRERIGSVLTYIFMIDVNLPFTQPTSSPRISDFTKRILLKLKPLTEGDEEIQNHVIEENEVEEQDERTQAIKLLKTVLKWLIASAGRSFTTAVPEQLQLLPLLFKIAPVENDDSYDELKRDAKTCLSLMSQGLLYTDQIPLVLSVLKEIARSSSWHARYTVLTYLQIMVFYNLFTFMSDQKALKDVRGLVIKLLEDEQLEVREMAATTLSGFLQCNFLSMDAPMQAHFEALCKTRLPKKRKRELGFVVDTIPSADLVRRHAGVLGLSACILSSPYDVPTWMPQLLMDLSAHLNDTQPIEMTVKKTLSNFRRTHHDNWQQHKQQFTDDQLLVLTDLLVSPCYYA; the protein is encoded by the exons ATGAAGAAGGCACAGTCAGACACATTAGGTTTTGTTCCTCAAAAAGACATCGTATACAACAAACTTTTACCATACGCGGACAGACTAGATGATGAATCCAGTGAGATTTTGAGCAGAATAAAGGGGAACTTGGGCCGAGCTGTACAGCTAAGAGAAATATGGCCCGGTGTGTTATTTTGGACAAGAAAACTTTCAAC GTACATGAGACTTTATGGACGTAAATTCAGCAAAGAAGACCATGTGCTGTTCATCAAGTTGCTGTACGAACTAGTGACGATCCCCAAGCTGGAGATCAGCATGATGCAAGGCCTCGCTCGCCTACTTATCAACCTTCTCAA aaaaaaagagctgcTGTCGAGGGAGGACCTTGAGCTGCCGTGGAGACCGCTGTATGAGCTGCACGACCGGATTCTGTTCTCAAAGACAGAACATCTGGGTCTTAACTGGTTCCCTAA CTCAGTGGAAAGCGTGTTAAAAACACTGGTGAAAAACTGCAGACC GTACTTCTCAGACAGTGCTACCCAGGAGATGCTGGATGAGTGGAGGCCTCTCCTTTGTCCCTTCGATGTCACCATGCAGAGAGCAATCAGCTACTTTGAGCTTTTCTTACCCACAACTCTGCCTCCTAAGCTGCATCAGAAGGGGTTCAA GTTGTGGTTCGATGAGCTGATTAACTTATGGGTGTCGGTGCAAAATCTCCCAAGCTGGGAAGTT caCCTGGTCAATCTGTTTGCCCGCTTGGCCAATGACAACATTGGCTACATTGACTGGGACCCTTACATACCCAAG attttcacaAGAATTTTGAGGAGCTTAAATCTTCCTGTTGGGACCAGTCAGATGATGGTTCCACGATACGTCACAAATGCCTACGATATCAGCCATGTGGTGCTTTGGGTTTCATCCCTCCTG GGAGGACCCAGCAAACAGACTCAAGCACAGCTCAGTGGCCTTTTCAACAGCATCACCTCCTTCTTCCACCCATCAAACCATGGCCGCTGGTTG ATGAAGCtcatgaagctgctgcagcgcctCCCGGCCAGCGTGGTTCGGAGACTTCACCGGGAGCGCTACAGAAAGCCCTCGTGGCTGACCCCGATCCCAGACACTTACAAGCTCACTGAGGAGGACATCACAGAGTTTGTGCAGAGCATGATGCAGCCAGTTCTGCTGGCCATGTTCAGCAAGACGGGCAGCCTGGACGCAGCCCAGGCCCTGCAGAACCTAGCTCTGATGCGCCCTGAGCTAGTCATCCCCCCTGTGCTTGAGAA AACATATCCTGCTCTGGAGACTTTAACTGAGCCCCACCAGCTGACGGCCACTCTGAGCTGCATGATTGGTGTAGCACGTAGCCTAGTGTCAGGTGGGCAACGCTTTCCTGAGGGACCCACTCACATGCTGCCCCTGCTCATGAGAGCGCTACCGGGTGTGGACCCCAATGACTTCAGCAAGTGCATG ATCACATTCCAGTTCATTGCTACATTTGTGACTCTTGTGCCTTTGGTGGATTGTTCGTCTGCCCTACATGAAAGAACTGATTTGACTGAG GTGGAAAGGGAGATGTGCTCCGCCTCTGCTGAGTTTGAGGACTTTGTGCTTCAGTTCATGGACAG ATGCTTTGCCCTGATAGACAGCAGCACTCTGGAACAAACCcgagaggaaacagaaactgagaaaatgacTCATTTGGAGAGTCTAGTAGAGCTTGGACTGTCCTCAACCTTTAGCACCATTCTCACCCAGTGCTCCTTGGACATTTTCAAG GTGGCTttggaaaaggtttttaattttgcCACCACCAACATCTTTGAGACGCGTGTAGCTGGAAGAATGGTGGCTGACATGTGTCGAGCTGCTGCCAAG TGTCACCCTGCAGAGTCGCTCAAAGTGTTTGTTCCACACTGCTGCAATGCCATAAACCAGATTGCTGTCA atGAGGAAGTGCTGAACGAAGAAGAGCTTGATAAGGAGTTTCTGTGGaatctgcagctgctgtctgaG GTAACTCGTGTGGACGGTGACAAGCTCATCCCCTATCGCTCTGACCTGGTCCAGATTTTGCAGTTGACCCTTCACCTCAAGTGTAAACAGGGCTACATACTAGCCTGCAACCTGTTGCACCACATCCTGCGCTCCACTGCCCTCATCTACCCCACAGAGTACTGTAGCGTGCCTGGAGGCTTCCACCAGCCACTCTGTGACTACCTCCCCATCAAG GACTGGGGTCGGCCTGGAGATTTGTGGAACTTGGATATCCGGTGGCACGTCCCGAGTGTTGAAGAAATCTCGTTGGCTTTCTATCTGCTGGACCTGCTTCTCCAGCCCGAACTCCAGCGTCTGCAGAGATTTTCAAAAGGAGAACAAGAAATGAGCAG AGACGACGTGCTGCAAAGCCTCACTATTGTTCAGCACTGTCTCCTGGGAGCAGGAAGTCTGATGGCTCCACTGAAAGGAGAGCCAATCCCTGACCT AGTTCACAGCCTGGTGAATCTGGATGAGACTACCCTTTACACGGGAATGGATTATG ATAAGACCAGAGAGAACTACAGAGATGCAATTTGTAACGTCATGAAAGAACTCCTGC ATTATATTTTGGAGCACTCTGAGGATGACACAAAGTCTCTTTTCTCCATCATCAAG ataATCAGTGATCTTCTACACTTCAAAGGTTCTCACAAGCATGAATTTGACTCGCGCTGGAAAAGCTTCAATCTTGTTAAAAAATCTATGGAAAACAGA CTTCATGGTAAAAAGCAGCACATCAGAGCTCTGCTCATTGACAGAGTCATGCTCCAACATGAG CTGAGGAAACTGACAGTGGAGGGATGCCAGTATAGAACCACTCACCAGGAGCTGATGAAAGACTTGCTGAGGCTCTCCACAAGCACATACAGCCAG ATTCGCAGCAGAGCTCAAAGTGTGTTGTTCACGGCACTGGGGACCTACAATTTCTGCTGCAGGGACCTGATCCCACATGTCCTCGAGTTTCTCAACCCAGACAACAACCGTGTCactcagcagcagtttaaa GGGGCTTTGTACTGTCTGCTTGGGAATCATAGTGGAGTGTGTCTGGCTAATCTGCATGACTGGGAGTGCATTGCTCTGACGTGGCCTGGGATTGTACGTTCTGGCCTCAGCTCAGCCATGTCTCTTGAGAAACCTTCCATCGTGCGACTTTTTGATGACCTTGCAGACAAAATCCATCGGCAGTACGAGACCATCGGCATCGACTTTTCT ATCCCAGAGGAGTGCTGTGCTGTGGCAAAACTGCTAATGACAACAGGAAGTCCTTTCCCTAATGAACCTGTGCCGTCTGAGGAGGAATCAGAGGAGGGTCTGAAACGACAGAAGCTCAAAAACTCTGAGGCTGTTGA aaAGTACAAAGGTCTCATTGGGGATTTGATAGATTGTCTCAGCAACAGAAACCT GCCCTGGAAGTTTGAGCACATTTCAATCGGTTTTCTGTCGTTGCTGCTGCGAGACGACCaccagcttcctcctgctgctgtcaCGTTCTTCGTGAAAAGTCTCAACCACGATTCCCTCTACGTCCGCAAG GTGGCAATATCAGCCGTAGCTGGAATcatgaaacaaataaagagaCCTCACAAGAAAGTCCCGGTCAGCCCGAATGAGATGTCCAAGTACT GTGAGTCGGTGGAGCTTGGTAGGATTGCAGTAGGAGACCGTCCAGACAACCAATGGCTCCAGTACAACAGCAGCAACCTGCCACGCAAACAGGAAGAGTGGGAGCAATGCGTGTTTGTGGAAAAAACGCATTGGGGTTACTACTGCTGGCCAAG AAAAATGCTGATCTATGCACCTGAAGAGGAGCAGCCCACACAGAATCTGGCCAGAGAAGAAATGACTGAG CGGGAGCTGATCATCTTTGACCATTTCACTGACCCAGTGTTTATCAACCAGTTTATTGAGTTTCTCTCTCTGGAGGATCGAAAAGGCAAAGACAAGTTCAGCCCTCGCAGGTTCTGCTTGTTCAAG GGACTGTTCAGAAACTTTGGAGATGCCTTTCTGCCTGTGCTGCAGCCGCATATGGAACGGCTGGTGTCAGATTCGCATGAGAGCAAGCAGCGCTGCGTTGCTGAGATCATCTCTGGACTGATACGAGGCTGCAAACACTGGAGCTTTTCAAAg GTTGAGAGCCTTTGGGAGCTGTTGTGTCCTTTGCTTCGTACTGCATTGTCAAACATCACTATAGAAACCTATGCAGATTGGGGCACCTGCATCGCCACAGCCTGC GAGAGCAGAGACCCACGCAAGCTTCATCGGCTGTTCGAGATGCTCATGGAATCTCCTGTCAATGGAGAGGGGGGCTCTTTTGTCGATGCCTG TCGTCTCTACGTGCTGCAGGGTGGACTAGCCCAGCAGGAGTGGCGTGTTCCTGAACTTTTGCACAGATTGCTTCAATATCTGGAGCCCAAACTCACACAAGTGTACAAGAATGTACGGGAACGTATCGGAAG CGTCCTCACATACATCTTCATGATCGATGTCAACTTGCCTTTCACTCAGCCAACCTCCTCCCCGCGAATCTCAGACTTCACAAAGCGCATCCTGTTGAAGCTCAAACCTCTGACCGAGGGAGACGAGGAAATCCAGAACCATGTGATTGAGGAGAACGAGGTGGAGGAGCAGGACGAACGAACACAAGCAATAAAGTTACTAAAAACAG TGCTCAAATGGTTGATTGCAAGCGCTGGTCGCTCTTTCACCACGGCCGTCCCAGAACAGCTACAgctgcttcctctcctcttcaAG ATTGCTCCAGTTGAAAACGACGACAGCTACGACGAACTGAAGAGGGATGCAAAGACCTGCCTGTCTCTGATGTCTCAGGGTCTCCTCTACACCGATCAAATCCCCTTGGTTCTCAGTGTCCTAAAAGAG ATTGCTCGTAGCAGCTCTTGGCACGCCCGCTACACGGTGCTCACTTACCTCCAGATCATGGTTTTTTACAACCTGTTCACATTCATGAGTGACCAGAAAGCATTGAAAGACGTGCGGGGCCTGGTGATCAAACTCCTGGAGGATGAGCAgcttgag GTGCGAGAAATGGCTGCCACCACTTTGAGTGGCTTCCTTCAGTGCAACTTCCTGTCCATGGACGCCCCCATGCAGGCGCATTTTGAGGCTCTCTGCAAGACACGTTTGCCCAAGAAGAGGAAAAGGGAGCTTGGCTTTGTTGTGGACACCATCCCCTCTGCTG ACCTTGTGCGCCGCCATGCGGGCGTTCTCGGTTTGAGCGCTTGTATTCTCTCCAGTCCTTACGATGTTCCCACCTGGATGCCCCAGCTGTTGATGGACCTGAGTGCCCACCTTAATGACACCCAACCCATTGAA atGACTGTGAAGAAAACTCTGTCAAACTTCAGACGGACTCATCATGACAACTGGCAGCAACACAAGCAGCAGTTCACAGACGATCAGTTGTTGGTCCTCACCGACCTGCTGGTCTCCCCCTGTTACTATGCCTGA
- the psme4a gene encoding proteasome activator complex subunit 4A isoform X1 translates to MKKAQSDTLGFVPQKDIVYNKLLPYADRLDDESSEILSRIKGNLGRAVQLREIWPGVLFWTRKLSTYMRLYGRKFSKEDHVLFIKLLYELVTIPKLEISMMQGLARLLINLLKKKELLSREDLELPWRPLYELHDRILFSKTEHLGLNWFPNSPSPRSSAKQVMLKLVQRCSVESVLKTLVKNCRPYFSDSATQEMLDEWRPLLCPFDVTMQRAISYFELFLPTTLPPKLHQKGFKLWFDELINLWVSVQNLPSWEVHLVNLFARLANDNIGYIDWDPYIPKIFTRILRSLNLPVGTSQMMVPRYVTNAYDISHVVLWVSSLLGGPSKQTQAQLSGLFNSITSFFHPSNHGRWLMKLMKLLQRLPASVVRRLHRERYRKPSWLTPIPDTYKLTEEDITEFVQSMMQPVLLAMFSKTGSLDAAQALQNLALMRPELVIPPVLEKTYPALETLTEPHQLTATLSCMIGVARSLVSGGQRFPEGPTHMLPLLMRALPGVDPNDFSKCMITFQFIATFVTLVPLVDCSSALHERTDLTEVEREMCSASAEFEDFVLQFMDRCFALIDSSTLEQTREETETEKMTHLESLVELGLSSTFSTILTQCSLDIFKVALEKVFNFATTNIFETRVAGRMVADMCRAAAKCHPAESLKVFVPHCCNAINQIAVNEEVLNEEELDKEFLWNLQLLSEVTRVDGDKLIPYRSDLVQILQLTLHLKCKQGYILACNLLHHILRSTALIYPTEYCSVPGGFHQPLCDYLPIKDWGRPGDLWNLDIRWHVPSVEEISLAFYLLDLLLQPELQRLQRFSKGEQEMSRDDVLQSLTIVQHCLLGAGSLMAPLKGEPIPDLVHSLVNLDETTLYTGMDYDKTRENYRDAICNVMKELLHYILEHSEDDTKSLFSIIKIISDLLHFKGSHKHEFDSRWKSFNLVKKSMENRLHGKKQHIRALLIDRVMLQHELRKLTVEGCQYRTTHQELMKDLLRLSTSTYSQIRSRAQSVLFTALGTYNFCCRDLIPHVLEFLNPDNNRVTQQQFKGALYCLLGNHSGVCLANLHDWECIALTWPGIVRSGLSSAMSLEKPSIVRLFDDLADKIHRQYETIGIDFSIPEECCAVAKLLMTTGSPFPNEPVPSEEESEEGLKRQKLKNSEAVEKYKGLIGDLIDCLSNRNLPWKFEHISIGFLSLLLRDDHQLPPAAVTFFVKSLNHDSLYVRKVAISAVAGIMKQIKRPHKKVPVSPNEMSKYCESVELGRIAVGDRPDNQWLQYNSSNLPRKQEEWEQCVFVEKTHWGYYCWPRKMLIYAPEEEQPTQNLAREEMTERELIIFDHFTDPVFINQFIEFLSLEDRKGKDKFSPRRFCLFKGLFRNFGDAFLPVLQPHMERLVSDSHESKQRCVAEIISGLIRGCKHWSFSKVESLWELLCPLLRTALSNITIETYADWGTCIATACESRDPRKLHRLFEMLMESPVNGEGGSFVDACRLYVLQGGLAQQEWRVPELLHRLLQYLEPKLTQVYKNVRERIGSVLTYIFMIDVNLPFTQPTSSPRISDFTKRILLKLKPLTEGDEEIQNHVIEENEVEEQDERTQAIKLLKTVLKWLIASAGRSFTTAVPEQLQLLPLLFKIAPVENDDSYDELKRDAKTCLSLMSQGLLYTDQIPLVLSVLKEIARSSSWHARYTVLTYLQIMVFYNLFTFMSDQKALKDVRGLVIKLLEDEQLEVREMAATTLSGFLQCNFLSMDAPMQAHFEALCKTRLPKKRKRELGFVVDTIPSADLVRRHAGVLGLSACILSSPYDVPTWMPQLLMDLSAHLNDTQPIEMTVKKTLSNFRRTHHDNWQQHKQQFTDDQLLVLTDLLVSPCYYA, encoded by the exons ATGAAGAAGGCACAGTCAGACACATTAGGTTTTGTTCCTCAAAAAGACATCGTATACAACAAACTTTTACCATACGCGGACAGACTAGATGATGAATCCAGTGAGATTTTGAGCAGAATAAAGGGGAACTTGGGCCGAGCTGTACAGCTAAGAGAAATATGGCCCGGTGTGTTATTTTGGACAAGAAAACTTTCAAC GTACATGAGACTTTATGGACGTAAATTCAGCAAAGAAGACCATGTGCTGTTCATCAAGTTGCTGTACGAACTAGTGACGATCCCCAAGCTGGAGATCAGCATGATGCAAGGCCTCGCTCGCCTACTTATCAACCTTCTCAA aaaaaaagagctgcTGTCGAGGGAGGACCTTGAGCTGCCGTGGAGACCGCTGTATGAGCTGCACGACCGGATTCTGTTCTCAAAGACAGAACATCTGGGTCTTAACTGGTTCCCTAA TTCTCCATCTCCTCGTTCTTCTGCTAAACAAGTAATGTTAAAACTGGTTCAGAGGTG CTCAGTGGAAAGCGTGTTAAAAACACTGGTGAAAAACTGCAGACC GTACTTCTCAGACAGTGCTACCCAGGAGATGCTGGATGAGTGGAGGCCTCTCCTTTGTCCCTTCGATGTCACCATGCAGAGAGCAATCAGCTACTTTGAGCTTTTCTTACCCACAACTCTGCCTCCTAAGCTGCATCAGAAGGGGTTCAA GTTGTGGTTCGATGAGCTGATTAACTTATGGGTGTCGGTGCAAAATCTCCCAAGCTGGGAAGTT caCCTGGTCAATCTGTTTGCCCGCTTGGCCAATGACAACATTGGCTACATTGACTGGGACCCTTACATACCCAAG attttcacaAGAATTTTGAGGAGCTTAAATCTTCCTGTTGGGACCAGTCAGATGATGGTTCCACGATACGTCACAAATGCCTACGATATCAGCCATGTGGTGCTTTGGGTTTCATCCCTCCTG GGAGGACCCAGCAAACAGACTCAAGCACAGCTCAGTGGCCTTTTCAACAGCATCACCTCCTTCTTCCACCCATCAAACCATGGCCGCTGGTTG ATGAAGCtcatgaagctgctgcagcgcctCCCGGCCAGCGTGGTTCGGAGACTTCACCGGGAGCGCTACAGAAAGCCCTCGTGGCTGACCCCGATCCCAGACACTTACAAGCTCACTGAGGAGGACATCACAGAGTTTGTGCAGAGCATGATGCAGCCAGTTCTGCTGGCCATGTTCAGCAAGACGGGCAGCCTGGACGCAGCCCAGGCCCTGCAGAACCTAGCTCTGATGCGCCCTGAGCTAGTCATCCCCCCTGTGCTTGAGAA AACATATCCTGCTCTGGAGACTTTAACTGAGCCCCACCAGCTGACGGCCACTCTGAGCTGCATGATTGGTGTAGCACGTAGCCTAGTGTCAGGTGGGCAACGCTTTCCTGAGGGACCCACTCACATGCTGCCCCTGCTCATGAGAGCGCTACCGGGTGTGGACCCCAATGACTTCAGCAAGTGCATG ATCACATTCCAGTTCATTGCTACATTTGTGACTCTTGTGCCTTTGGTGGATTGTTCGTCTGCCCTACATGAAAGAACTGATTTGACTGAG GTGGAAAGGGAGATGTGCTCCGCCTCTGCTGAGTTTGAGGACTTTGTGCTTCAGTTCATGGACAG ATGCTTTGCCCTGATAGACAGCAGCACTCTGGAACAAACCcgagaggaaacagaaactgagaaaatgacTCATTTGGAGAGTCTAGTAGAGCTTGGACTGTCCTCAACCTTTAGCACCATTCTCACCCAGTGCTCCTTGGACATTTTCAAG GTGGCTttggaaaaggtttttaattttgcCACCACCAACATCTTTGAGACGCGTGTAGCTGGAAGAATGGTGGCTGACATGTGTCGAGCTGCTGCCAAG TGTCACCCTGCAGAGTCGCTCAAAGTGTTTGTTCCACACTGCTGCAATGCCATAAACCAGATTGCTGTCA atGAGGAAGTGCTGAACGAAGAAGAGCTTGATAAGGAGTTTCTGTGGaatctgcagctgctgtctgaG GTAACTCGTGTGGACGGTGACAAGCTCATCCCCTATCGCTCTGACCTGGTCCAGATTTTGCAGTTGACCCTTCACCTCAAGTGTAAACAGGGCTACATACTAGCCTGCAACCTGTTGCACCACATCCTGCGCTCCACTGCCCTCATCTACCCCACAGAGTACTGTAGCGTGCCTGGAGGCTTCCACCAGCCACTCTGTGACTACCTCCCCATCAAG GACTGGGGTCGGCCTGGAGATTTGTGGAACTTGGATATCCGGTGGCACGTCCCGAGTGTTGAAGAAATCTCGTTGGCTTTCTATCTGCTGGACCTGCTTCTCCAGCCCGAACTCCAGCGTCTGCAGAGATTTTCAAAAGGAGAACAAGAAATGAGCAG AGACGACGTGCTGCAAAGCCTCACTATTGTTCAGCACTGTCTCCTGGGAGCAGGAAGTCTGATGGCTCCACTGAAAGGAGAGCCAATCCCTGACCT AGTTCACAGCCTGGTGAATCTGGATGAGACTACCCTTTACACGGGAATGGATTATG ATAAGACCAGAGAGAACTACAGAGATGCAATTTGTAACGTCATGAAAGAACTCCTGC ATTATATTTTGGAGCACTCTGAGGATGACACAAAGTCTCTTTTCTCCATCATCAAG ataATCAGTGATCTTCTACACTTCAAAGGTTCTCACAAGCATGAATTTGACTCGCGCTGGAAAAGCTTCAATCTTGTTAAAAAATCTATGGAAAACAGA CTTCATGGTAAAAAGCAGCACATCAGAGCTCTGCTCATTGACAGAGTCATGCTCCAACATGAG CTGAGGAAACTGACAGTGGAGGGATGCCAGTATAGAACCACTCACCAGGAGCTGATGAAAGACTTGCTGAGGCTCTCCACAAGCACATACAGCCAG ATTCGCAGCAGAGCTCAAAGTGTGTTGTTCACGGCACTGGGGACCTACAATTTCTGCTGCAGGGACCTGATCCCACATGTCCTCGAGTTTCTCAACCCAGACAACAACCGTGTCactcagcagcagtttaaa GGGGCTTTGTACTGTCTGCTTGGGAATCATAGTGGAGTGTGTCTGGCTAATCTGCATGACTGGGAGTGCATTGCTCTGACGTGGCCTGGGATTGTACGTTCTGGCCTCAGCTCAGCCATGTCTCTTGAGAAACCTTCCATCGTGCGACTTTTTGATGACCTTGCAGACAAAATCCATCGGCAGTACGAGACCATCGGCATCGACTTTTCT ATCCCAGAGGAGTGCTGTGCTGTGGCAAAACTGCTAATGACAACAGGAAGTCCTTTCCCTAATGAACCTGTGCCGTCTGAGGAGGAATCAGAGGAGGGTCTGAAACGACAGAAGCTCAAAAACTCTGAGGCTGTTGA aaAGTACAAAGGTCTCATTGGGGATTTGATAGATTGTCTCAGCAACAGAAACCT GCCCTGGAAGTTTGAGCACATTTCAATCGGTTTTCTGTCGTTGCTGCTGCGAGACGACCaccagcttcctcctgctgctgtcaCGTTCTTCGTGAAAAGTCTCAACCACGATTCCCTCTACGTCCGCAAG GTGGCAATATCAGCCGTAGCTGGAATcatgaaacaaataaagagaCCTCACAAGAAAGTCCCGGTCAGCCCGAATGAGATGTCCAAGTACT GTGAGTCGGTGGAGCTTGGTAGGATTGCAGTAGGAGACCGTCCAGACAACCAATGGCTCCAGTACAACAGCAGCAACCTGCCACGCAAACAGGAAGAGTGGGAGCAATGCGTGTTTGTGGAAAAAACGCATTGGGGTTACTACTGCTGGCCAAG AAAAATGCTGATCTATGCACCTGAAGAGGAGCAGCCCACACAGAATCTGGCCAGAGAAGAAATGACTGAG CGGGAGCTGATCATCTTTGACCATTTCACTGACCCAGTGTTTATCAACCAGTTTATTGAGTTTCTCTCTCTGGAGGATCGAAAAGGCAAAGACAAGTTCAGCCCTCGCAGGTTCTGCTTGTTCAAG GGACTGTTCAGAAACTTTGGAGATGCCTTTCTGCCTGTGCTGCAGCCGCATATGGAACGGCTGGTGTCAGATTCGCATGAGAGCAAGCAGCGCTGCGTTGCTGAGATCATCTCTGGACTGATACGAGGCTGCAAACACTGGAGCTTTTCAAAg GTTGAGAGCCTTTGGGAGCTGTTGTGTCCTTTGCTTCGTACTGCATTGTCAAACATCACTATAGAAACCTATGCAGATTGGGGCACCTGCATCGCCACAGCCTGC GAGAGCAGAGACCCACGCAAGCTTCATCGGCTGTTCGAGATGCTCATGGAATCTCCTGTCAATGGAGAGGGGGGCTCTTTTGTCGATGCCTG TCGTCTCTACGTGCTGCAGGGTGGACTAGCCCAGCAGGAGTGGCGTGTTCCTGAACTTTTGCACAGATTGCTTCAATATCTGGAGCCCAAACTCACACAAGTGTACAAGAATGTACGGGAACGTATCGGAAG CGTCCTCACATACATCTTCATGATCGATGTCAACTTGCCTTTCACTCAGCCAACCTCCTCCCCGCGAATCTCAGACTTCACAAAGCGCATCCTGTTGAAGCTCAAACCTCTGACCGAGGGAGACGAGGAAATCCAGAACCATGTGATTGAGGAGAACGAGGTGGAGGAGCAGGACGAACGAACACAAGCAATAAAGTTACTAAAAACAG TGCTCAAATGGTTGATTGCAAGCGCTGGTCGCTCTTTCACCACGGCCGTCCCAGAACAGCTACAgctgcttcctctcctcttcaAG ATTGCTCCAGTTGAAAACGACGACAGCTACGACGAACTGAAGAGGGATGCAAAGACCTGCCTGTCTCTGATGTCTCAGGGTCTCCTCTACACCGATCAAATCCCCTTGGTTCTCAGTGTCCTAAAAGAG ATTGCTCGTAGCAGCTCTTGGCACGCCCGCTACACGGTGCTCACTTACCTCCAGATCATGGTTTTTTACAACCTGTTCACATTCATGAGTGACCAGAAAGCATTGAAAGACGTGCGGGGCCTGGTGATCAAACTCCTGGAGGATGAGCAgcttgag GTGCGAGAAATGGCTGCCACCACTTTGAGTGGCTTCCTTCAGTGCAACTTCCTGTCCATGGACGCCCCCATGCAGGCGCATTTTGAGGCTCTCTGCAAGACACGTTTGCCCAAGAAGAGGAAAAGGGAGCTTGGCTTTGTTGTGGACACCATCCCCTCTGCTG ACCTTGTGCGCCGCCATGCGGGCGTTCTCGGTTTGAGCGCTTGTATTCTCTCCAGTCCTTACGATGTTCCCACCTGGATGCCCCAGCTGTTGATGGACCTGAGTGCCCACCTTAATGACACCCAACCCATTGAA atGACTGTGAAGAAAACTCTGTCAAACTTCAGACGGACTCATCATGACAACTGGCAGCAACACAAGCAGCAGTTCACAGACGATCAGTTGTTGGTCCTCACCGACCTGCTGGTCTCCCCCTGTTACTATGCCTGA